Proteins co-encoded in one Synergistes jonesii genomic window:
- a CDS encoding homoserine dehydrogenase, with translation MKHKIALAGCGNVGTALLEILHEKKKELKDKYAFEYEVVLIRDLMKGTIMNDLGLDMGTVLGELHERNSFGAFEQASGPLGELLKRSGATVLAECTPTNLKTGEPGLSHIRDALAAGINVTTTNKGPLAVAFDELTAAAERNGVKFLYEGVVMSGTPIIDMVKNGMAGCSVLGVEGILNGTTNFILTKMTDGATYHEALAEATELGYAEADPSGDVEGWDAAVKVVILAKILFGQSIQVKDVARLGITQITPQQIASASKNGNVMKLIAGIDFDTFGIHPYVMPREIEASHPLAQVGGAVNAITVKTDNLGEVTLTGPGAGRRETGQALLSDMIRMSR, from the coding sequence ATGAAACACAAAATCGCTCTTGCCGGATGTGGGAATGTCGGCACCGCGCTCCTTGAGATACTTCACGAAAAGAAAAAGGAACTTAAGGATAAATACGCTTTCGAATATGAAGTGGTATTGATACGCGACCTGATGAAGGGCACGATCATGAACGATCTGGGCCTCGACATGGGAACAGTGCTGGGCGAACTGCACGAGCGCAATTCGTTCGGTGCGTTCGAACAGGCGTCGGGGCCTCTCGGCGAACTGCTGAAACGCTCCGGCGCCACAGTGCTCGCCGAATGCACGCCGACGAATCTCAAGACCGGCGAGCCCGGCCTCTCGCATATACGCGACGCTTTAGCCGCCGGCATAAACGTCACGACGACGAACAAGGGGCCGCTTGCGGTGGCCTTCGACGAGTTGACGGCCGCCGCCGAAAGAAACGGCGTAAAATTCTTATACGAGGGCGTCGTCATGAGCGGTACTCCTATCATCGACATGGTCAAAAACGGCATGGCGGGCTGTAGCGTGCTCGGCGTAGAGGGCATCCTCAACGGGACGACGAACTTCATCCTTACGAAGATGACGGATGGCGCTACATACCATGAGGCGCTCGCCGAGGCGACCGAGCTAGGCTACGCCGAAGCGGATCCCTCCGGAGACGTCGAAGGCTGGGACGCCGCTGTGAAGGTCGTTATACTTGCGAAGATACTCTTCGGGCAGAGCATACAGGTCAAAGACGTGGCGCGCCTCGGCATAACTCAGATAACGCCGCAGCAGATAGCGTCCGCCTCTAAAAACGGCAACGTTATGAAGCTGATCGCCGGCATAGACTTCGACACGTTCGGAATCCATCCATACGTCATGCCGCGCGAGATAGAGGCGTCGCACCCCTTAGCCCAGGTCGGCGGAGCGGTGAACGCGATAACGGTAAAGACCGACAACCTCGGAGAGGTCACGCTGACCGGACCTGGCGCCGGGCGCCGCGAGACCGGGCAGGCCCTGCTCTCGGATATGATAAGGATGAGCAGATAG
- a CDS encoding alanine/glycine:cation symporter family protein, with translation MDQLTAVIVKANSFIWGLYCLIPLLCGTGLYFTLRLNFVQLRKFGLAFKYTFGKLTLFGERAGKEGMSSFQALATAVAAQVGTGNLAGAATAIAMGGPGAIFWMWIAAFFGMATIFAEAVLAQVYKEKMPSGDVVGGPAYYISNGLKSRGLAVFFSVAIIIALGFIGNMVQSNSIADAFNNAFGTNRLLVGVVIAAVGGFVFFGGVGRIASLTEKIVPIMAIGYLLGGLYILVVNASQIAPAFAMIFEGAFNPAAATGGIIGATMKEAIRYGVARGLFSNEAGMGSTPHAHAVAKVKQPAEQGFVAIMGVFVDTFLVLNMTAFVIFVTGAIDGKTSGIALTQKAFTTGLGSFGLPFVAICMLFFAFSTIIGWYFFGEQNVKFLVGNKGLTPYRVAVMIFVVLGSVLKLNLVWELADFFNGIMVFPNLIALIGLSKVVSEALNHFDENGRLKAETK, from the coding sequence ATGGATCAATTAACAGCAGTCATTGTGAAGGCCAACAGCTTTATTTGGGGTCTCTATTGTCTCATCCCGCTCTTGTGCGGAACCGGACTTTATTTCACCCTGAGACTGAATTTTGTTCAGCTGCGCAAATTTGGTCTGGCTTTCAAGTATACCTTCGGCAAGCTCACGCTTTTCGGCGAACGCGCTGGCAAAGAAGGCATGAGCTCCTTCCAGGCGCTCGCCACGGCGGTAGCAGCCCAGGTAGGAACGGGAAACCTAGCTGGCGCTGCCACCGCTATCGCGATGGGCGGCCCCGGAGCCATCTTCTGGATGTGGATAGCCGCCTTCTTCGGCATGGCGACTATTTTCGCCGAGGCGGTCCTGGCGCAGGTCTACAAGGAAAAGATGCCCTCAGGCGACGTGGTGGGCGGCCCGGCCTACTACATCTCCAACGGGCTTAAGAGCCGCGGCCTTGCGGTCTTCTTTTCCGTGGCGATCATCATCGCGCTCGGGTTCATCGGCAACATGGTCCAGTCTAACTCCATCGCCGACGCCTTCAACAACGCCTTCGGAACGAACCGTCTTCTTGTGGGCGTCGTGATCGCGGCCGTCGGCGGCTTCGTATTCTTCGGGGGTGTGGGGCGCATCGCCTCGCTAACGGAGAAAATAGTTCCCATTATGGCGATCGGGTACCTCCTTGGCGGGCTTTACATCCTCGTCGTCAATGCCTCGCAGATCGCCCCCGCCTTCGCGATGATCTTCGAGGGAGCTTTCAACCCGGCGGCGGCCACCGGTGGGATCATCGGAGCGACGATGAAAGAGGCTATCCGTTACGGCGTAGCGCGCGGCCTCTTCTCCAACGAAGCCGGTATGGGCTCGACTCCGCACGCTCACGCGGTGGCGAAGGTCAAACAGCCCGCGGAGCAGGGCTTCGTCGCCATCATGGGAGTGTTTGTCGATACATTCCTCGTGCTTAACATGACGGCTTTCGTCATCTTCGTCACAGGCGCCATCGACGGCAAAACGAGCGGCATCGCGCTCACGCAGAAGGCCTTCACGACGGGGCTCGGTTCCTTCGGCCTTCCTTTCGTAGCGATATGCATGCTCTTCTTCGCCTTCTCGACGATCATCGGATGGTACTTCTTCGGCGAGCAGAACGTCAAGTTCCTCGTAGGCAATAAAGGGCTCACGCCGTACCGCGTGGCCGTGATGATATTCGTCGTGCTCGGTTCGGTGCTCAAGCTGAACCTGGTCTGGGAGCTTGCCGACTTCTTCAACGGCATCATGGTCTTCCCGAACCTCATCGCCCTCATCGGCCTAAGCAAGGTCGTGAGCGAGGCGCTCAATCACTTCGACGAAAACGGAAGGCTCAAAGCTGAGACGAAGTAA
- a CDS encoding PTS transporter subunit IIC, protein MAEQKGSFAAFLERKNVRFSFYRYFVEALGAMGVGLFASLITGLILKTIGSKCGFGALVEFGTLAGKMVGPAIAVAIAQALKAPMMVVFSCAAVGFAGNSWGGPVGAFVAAIVGSECGKMVSKETPVDIIATPASTIIAGMAAGKLVGPPVASMMTALGLLIMRATELQPGPMGAAVSAIMGMILTLPISSAAIAVALNLSGLAAGAAAVGCSTQMIGFAVMSFRENGLSGLLSQGLGTSMLQMPNIVLHPMIWVPPTLASLILGPISTLVFKMTNVPSGAGMGTSGLVGQFGAIEAMGASPSALFQIALMHFLLPAVTTLLIAEAMRKIGLIKSGDMKLDL, encoded by the coding sequence TTGGCTGAGCAAAAGGGATCTTTTGCGGCGTTTCTTGAGCGCAAAAATGTAAGGTTTTCCTTCTACCGTTATTTTGTAGAGGCTCTCGGCGCGATGGGCGTGGGACTTTTCGCCTCTTTGATCACAGGGCTGATTTTAAAGACGATCGGCTCCAAGTGCGGGTTCGGCGCCCTTGTCGAATTCGGCACGCTCGCCGGCAAAATGGTCGGCCCCGCTATCGCGGTAGCCATAGCACAGGCGCTTAAGGCCCCGATGATGGTAGTCTTCTCATGCGCCGCGGTCGGCTTCGCCGGCAATTCGTGGGGCGGCCCCGTCGGCGCGTTCGTCGCGGCTATCGTCGGCTCCGAATGCGGTAAGATGGTCTCAAAGGAAACGCCTGTAGATATAATCGCGACGCCGGCTTCTACGATAATCGCCGGCATGGCGGCGGGAAAGCTCGTCGGGCCTCCGGTCGCGAGCATGATGACGGCGCTCGGCCTGCTTATCATGCGCGCCACCGAGCTACAGCCGGGGCCGATGGGCGCGGCCGTGTCGGCGATAATGGGGATGATTCTGACTCTGCCCATCTCAAGCGCCGCTATAGCCGTAGCGCTCAACTTGTCGGGGCTCGCGGCCGGAGCGGCCGCTGTCGGCTGCTCTACTCAGATGATAGGCTTCGCGGTGATGTCCTTCCGCGAGAACGGGCTTTCCGGCCTGCTCTCCCAGGGGCTCGGCACATCGATGCTTCAGATGCCGAACATCGTGCTGCATCCGATGATATGGGTGCCGCCGACTCTTGCGAGCCTCATACTCGGTCCTATTTCGACGCTCGTCTTCAAGATGACGAACGTGCCCTCTGGCGCAGGGATGGGCACAAGCGGCCTTGTCGGGCAGTTCGGCGCGATAGAGGCGATGGGCGCGTCCCCATCGGCCCTCTTCCAGATAGCGCTGATGCATTTCCTTCTGCCCGCCGTCACGACTCTCTTGATCGCCGAGGCCATGAGGAAGATTGGGCTCATCAAGAGCGGCGATATGAAGCTGGATCTGTAG
- a CDS encoding dihydrodipicolinate synthase family protein, whose translation MADKIRGVFAPVPTPFNDDGSIDEGGWRKNLRLWRASPLDGIVIAGSNGELPFLSLEERVRLTKIAGEEAAGSLYIMSGAHFPVTDDAARAAEALSAAGADGVLLLPPHYYKGKEEMLLRYFQDVADASPAPVFLYNMPANTGVDIGIDVIREAAKHPNIRGIKDTSGDMTKLGYTVLCTPESFSTFGGTGNWFLAALSMGACGGTMAISILFPRSCKMLYEAFLAGRMEEAAALQKRLLPVSDAITRRFGVPGLKHALEAYGMAGGRCRKPLLPLPKKDAETLMSVIKASGLDEYETWRKA comes from the coding sequence ATGGCTGACAAAATTCGCGGGGTATTCGCGCCAGTCCCTACGCCTTTCAACGACGACGGTTCGATAGACGAGGGCGGCTGGAGAAAAAATCTGAGGCTGTGGCGCGCTTCTCCGCTCGACGGGATAGTGATAGCCGGTTCGAACGGAGAACTGCCCTTCCTCTCGCTTGAGGAAAGGGTGAGGCTGACGAAGATAGCCGGAGAAGAGGCCGCCGGCAGCCTTTATATAATGTCGGGCGCCCACTTCCCCGTGACTGACGACGCCGCTCGCGCGGCGGAGGCTCTTTCGGCCGCCGGAGCGGACGGCGTTTTGCTGCTGCCGCCGCACTACTATAAAGGGAAGGAAGAGATGCTGCTCCGCTACTTCCAGGACGTAGCGGACGCCTCCCCCGCGCCCGTATTTTTATACAACATGCCGGCCAACACCGGAGTCGACATCGGAATAGATGTGATACGCGAGGCCGCAAAGCACCCGAACATCCGCGGCATCAAAGACACCTCAGGCGACATGACGAAGCTTGGCTACACCGTCCTCTGCACCCCGGAAAGTTTCTCGACCTTCGGCGGCACCGGCAACTGGTTCCTCGCGGCGCTCTCGATGGGCGCGTGCGGCGGGACTATGGCCATTTCGATTCTCTTCCCGCGTTCGTGCAAAATGCTCTACGAAGCCTTCCTGGCCGGAAGGATGGAAGAGGCCGCAGCGCTCCAAAAAAGGCTGCTGCCCGTCAGCGACGCGATAACGAGGCGCTTCGGCGTCCCCGGGCTGAAGCACGCGCTCGAAGCCTACGGAATGGCGGGCGGACGCTGCCGCAAGCCGCTGCTGCCGCTCCCGAAGAAAGACGCGGAGACGCTCATGTCCGTGATAAAGGCCTCCGGCCTCGACGAATACGAAACATGGCGCAAAGCGTAA
- a CDS encoding permease has product MPQIERRLPPMWSFIQNQLLGMKWLNELIGKLLRVCGFDILTRTGGSVQFFLYDVLKITALLCFLILLISYIQSYFPPERNKKILGRFRGIGANCIAALLGTVTPFCSCSSIPLFIGFTSAGLPLGVTFSFLISSPMVDLGSLILLMSIFGAKVAIVYVLLGLVTAVIGGTLIEKLHMEQYVEDFIKSASAVDIDSPTLTRKERLIYAKDQMLFTFNKVLPYILIGVGIGAIIHNWIPESWIQMVLGSNNPFGVVLATFVGVPMYADIFGTIPVAEALLEKGAQLGTILSFMMAVTTLSLPSIIMLRKAVKPKLLGLFIGICTIGIVFVGYLFNAFQFVLI; this is encoded by the coding sequence TTGCCGCAAATAGAAAGACGGCTGCCGCCGATGTGGAGTTTCATTCAAAATCAGCTTCTTGGTATGAAATGGCTTAATGAACTTATTGGCAAACTGCTGCGGGTTTGCGGGTTTGACATATTAACCCGTACCGGCGGCAGCGTTCAATTCTTTTTGTATGATGTTCTGAAAATTACGGCGCTACTGTGCTTTTTGATTCTTTTAATTTCGTATATTCAGAGCTATTTCCCACCGGAACGCAACAAGAAAATATTAGGCCGCTTTCGCGGAATTGGTGCAAACTGTATCGCCGCTTTGCTCGGAACAGTAACGCCCTTTTGCTCTTGCTCGTCCATTCCGCTATTCATAGGCTTTACCAGCGCAGGCTTGCCTCTTGGAGTAACCTTTTCATTTTTGATTTCCTCGCCTATGGTTGACCTTGGAAGTCTTATTTTGCTTATGAGCATATTCGGGGCAAAGGTCGCCATTGTATATGTGCTGCTCGGCCTTGTGACTGCCGTCATTGGCGGTACGCTTATTGAGAAGCTGCACATGGAGCAATACGTCGAGGACTTCATCAAAAGCGCGAGCGCGGTAGATATCGATTCTCCAACGCTGACGCGTAAAGAGCGGTTAATCTACGCAAAAGACCAAATGCTTTTCACGTTCAATAAAGTGCTGCCCTATATCCTCATTGGCGTGGGCATCGGCGCGATCATTCATAACTGGATACCTGAAAGTTGGATACAAATGGTGCTTGGCAGCAACAACCCCTTTGGCGTCGTGCTTGCTACATTCGTCGGTGTTCCCATGTACGCAGACATTTTTGGGACTATACCAGTGGCGGAGGCGCTGCTTGAAAAGGGGGCGCAGCTTGGTACGATACTTTCCTTCATGATGGCAGTTACCACGCTGTCTCTGCCCTCAATCATTATGCTCCGAAAGGCCGTAAAGCCGAAGCTGTTAGGCCTGTTTATCGGCATTTGCACGATTGGCATTGTCTTTGTGGGCTACCTGTTTAACGCTTTTCAATTTGTGCTGATATAA
- a CDS encoding NCS2 family permease, whose product MDSWFERQFKLAENGTSVRTELLAGLTTFMTMAYIIFVNPGILSATGMPFGPLLVATCLGSAFATLLMAFLANYPFALAPGMGLNAFFAFAVVIGMKLPWQVALAAVFIEGVIFIVLTLTKVREGVVNSMPKSLKIGISAGIGLFITFIGLQSATIIVNNDAVLLGLTPLRANLPALLSLAGLILMVVLEARKITGGILIGIIVITIAGIPLGITKMPEGVVSMPPSLSPIFFKMDFSLIAKPEFWVVVFTFFFVDFFDTVGTLIGVSNRVNMLDEKGRLPRASQALMSDAVGTVAGAVLGTSTVTTFVESASGVEQGGRTGLTALTVAVLFLLAAFFSPLISIVPACATAPALIMVGGYMMMGFKDLNYGDWTEFFPAIIAFFMMPFSYSIATGIEFGIVSYVLLKLLTGRGKELNCLMYVLVVLFVLNWAFL is encoded by the coding sequence ATGGATTCTTGGTTTGAGAGACAGTTCAAACTTGCCGAGAACGGCACGAGCGTTCGCACAGAACTTCTGGCGGGGCTCACGACCTTCATGACGATGGCCTATATCATCTTCGTTAACCCGGGGATACTCTCCGCGACCGGCATGCCTTTCGGCCCGCTGCTCGTGGCGACGTGCCTCGGCTCGGCGTTCGCGACGCTTTTGATGGCCTTCCTCGCCAACTACCCGTTCGCGCTCGCGCCAGGTATGGGGCTCAACGCCTTCTTCGCCTTCGCGGTCGTCATCGGGATGAAGCTTCCGTGGCAGGTAGCGCTCGCCGCGGTCTTCATCGAAGGAGTGATATTCATCGTGCTCACCCTCACGAAGGTGCGCGAGGGAGTCGTCAATTCGATGCCTAAGTCGCTTAAGATAGGCATCTCGGCCGGCATAGGGCTTTTCATCACCTTTATCGGCCTGCAGAGCGCGACGATCATCGTCAACAACGACGCCGTACTCCTCGGCCTCACGCCTCTGCGCGCCAACCTTCCCGCGCTGCTTTCGCTGGCCGGCCTCATCCTCATGGTTGTACTCGAAGCGCGCAAAATCACCGGCGGAATCCTTATCGGAATAATAGTTATAACGATAGCGGGAATCCCTCTTGGGATCACGAAGATGCCGGAGGGCGTCGTCTCCATGCCGCCGTCGCTTTCGCCGATATTCTTCAAGATGGACTTCTCGCTGATCGCCAAGCCGGAATTCTGGGTCGTAGTCTTCACCTTCTTTTTTGTCGACTTCTTTGACACGGTCGGCACGCTTATCGGGGTTTCGAACCGCGTCAACATGCTAGACGAAAAGGGGCGCCTGCCGCGCGCGAGCCAAGCCCTCATGTCCGACGCCGTCGGCACCGTTGCCGGCGCCGTGCTCGGCACCTCGACGGTGACGACCTTCGTCGAGAGTGCGAGCGGAGTCGAGCAGGGTGGGCGCACGGGACTCACCGCGCTGACGGTCGCGGTGCTTTTCCTGCTCGCCGCTTTCTTCAGCCCGCTCATCTCCATAGTCCCGGCCTGCGCCACCGCTCCCGCGCTCATCATGGTCGGCGGCTACATGATGATGGGCTTCAAAGACCTGAACTACGGCGATTGGACGGAATTCTTCCCGGCGATTATCGCTTTCTTTATGATGCCCTTCTCATACAGCATCGCGACGGGCATCGAATTCGGGATCGTCAGCTACGTTCTGCTGAAGCTTCTGACGGGGCGCGGTAAGGAATTAAACTGTCTGATGTACGTCCTCGTCGTCCTCTTCGTGCTGAACTGGGCGTTCCTTTAG
- a CDS encoding MATE family efflux transporter, producing the protein MRAAKFLRGIFTSGAQSLTEGSIPLLLTRYAIPFMGANFLQALYGAADMIIVGQFTDAAGLSAVSIGSQFIFMINSVVIGLATGGSIMIGHSFGGGREKDISETIGTMLSLFIMMSVAITLFLPFFTDSIVTLLGTPQEAFSSAKGYIMINTIGISTMFAYNALSAIFRGFGDSTSPLIFVAVACIANVLGDMALVGALGMGAEGAALATVLAQGLSAFLSVVYAKRADYRFDFKLSSLRIKAERLKRLLRVGLPMAIQFSLTSISFMFIMATVSKMGGVTASAAVGITSKINGFTMLPPVSFSGAISGMVAQNIGAGKPKRARRTLYVGAAISLAFGAATFVGLFFFPQSVIRIFTPDVGLIAATALYLRSFSLDCILVCFVFCLNGFFNGCGKTAFTMANNVFSAFAVRVPATWLLSGIRGASLFSVGFAAPLASLQSIIFSILYLKSGRWKKK; encoded by the coding sequence ATGAGAGCGGCGAAATTTCTGCGCGGGATTTTCACGTCGGGCGCGCAGTCTTTGACTGAGGGCAGCATACCGCTGCTGCTTACGCGCTACGCGATTCCCTTCATGGGCGCGAACTTTTTGCAGGCGCTCTACGGCGCGGCGGATATGATAATCGTCGGCCAGTTCACCGACGCCGCCGGGCTTTCGGCGGTATCGATAGGCAGCCAGTTCATCTTCATGATAAACAGCGTCGTCATAGGGCTCGCCACCGGCGGCTCGATAATGATAGGGCACTCCTTCGGCGGCGGAAGGGAAAAGGATATAAGCGAAACGATAGGCACGATGCTCTCGCTATTTATAATGATGAGCGTCGCTATAACGCTCTTTCTGCCATTCTTCACCGATTCTATCGTGACCCTGCTGGGAACGCCGCAAGAGGCCTTCTCTTCGGCAAAGGGGTACATCATGATCAACACGATAGGAATATCTACGATGTTCGCCTACAACGCGCTTTCCGCCATCTTCCGCGGCTTCGGCGATTCTACGTCGCCGCTCATCTTCGTCGCCGTCGCCTGCATCGCGAATGTACTCGGAGACATGGCGCTCGTCGGTGCGCTCGGCATGGGGGCCGAGGGGGCGGCTCTCGCCACTGTCCTCGCGCAGGGGCTTTCGGCGTTTCTCTCCGTCGTTTACGCGAAGCGCGCCGACTACAGATTCGACTTCAAACTGTCAAGTCTCAGAATTAAAGCGGAGAGGCTGAAGCGCCTTCTGCGCGTCGGGCTGCCGATGGCGATACAGTTTTCGCTGACCAGCATTTCTTTCATGTTCATAATGGCGACGGTCAGCAAAATGGGAGGCGTCACCGCGTCGGCGGCGGTCGGCATAACGAGCAAGATAAACGGCTTCACGATGCTGCCGCCCGTCTCCTTCTCCGGCGCGATCTCAGGGATGGTCGCTCAGAACATCGGCGCCGGAAAGCCGAAGCGCGCGCGCAGGACGCTCTACGTAGGCGCCGCGATATCGCTCGCCTTCGGAGCGGCGACCTTCGTCGGACTATTTTTCTTCCCGCAGAGCGTGATAAGGATATTCACCCCGGACGTAGGGCTTATCGCCGCGACGGCCCTCTATCTGCGCTCCTTCAGCCTCGACTGCATACTCGTCTGCTTCGTCTTCTGCCTGAACGGCTTCTTCAACGGCTGCGGAAAGACCGCGTTCACGATGGCGAACAATGTCTTCTCGGCCTTTGCGGTGCGCGTGCCGGCGACGTGGCTGCTGAGCGGCATAAGGGGAGCGAGCCTCTTCTCCGTAGGCTTCGCCGCGCCTCTCGCGTCGCTACAGTCGATAATCTTCAGCATACTTTATCTTAAAAGCGGCAGATGGAAGAAAAAATAA
- a CDS encoding VOC family protein, with translation MSAIFCHFNFNVLDLKRSVEFYDKALGLREARRVEGDGFTLVYLTDGVTPFELELTYLFDRKERYDLGEDEFHLAMHVKDYEAAHALHEKMGCICFENTEMGLYFIEDPDGYWIEILPET, from the coding sequence ATGTCCGCCATATTCTGCCACTTTAATTTCAACGTCCTCGACCTGAAGCGCAGCGTCGAATTCTACGACAAGGCGCTTGGGCTGAGAGAAGCGCGCCGCGTGGAGGGGGACGGCTTCACACTCGTGTATCTGACCGACGGCGTCACGCCCTTCGAGCTCGAGCTCACGTACCTCTTTGACCGCAAGGAGCGCTACGATCTCGGCGAAGACGAATTCCACCTCGCGATGCACGTGAAGGATTACGAGGCGGCGCACGCGCTGCACGAAAAAATGGGCTGCATCTGCTTCGAAAATACCGAAATGGGGCTATATTTCATAGAGGACCCGGACGGCTACTGGATAGAGATATTGCCTGAGACATAG
- a CDS encoding thioredoxin family protein gives MVKETKNQIAAVKAAAVNLKGALTMGLFSKKEEKKESCCCADCTPEKMEQAEAFKSAPGVKVLGSGCVKCNALEAAAKEALAELNMDTNIEHVTDFEQIAAYGVMSTPALVINDKVVSVGKVLKKDEVITILNKLGGKQFVYAERSRRWTKG, from the coding sequence ATGGTAAAAGAAACAAAAAATCAGATTGCTGCTGTAAAAGCAGCTGCTGTTAATTTGAAAGGAGCATTAACTATGGGACTGTTCAGCAAGAAAGAAGAAAAGAAAGAAAGCTGCTGCTGCGCGGATTGCACACCGGAAAAGATGGAACAAGCCGAAGCGTTCAAATCAGCTCCGGGCGTCAAGGTTCTAGGCTCCGGCTGCGTCAAATGCAACGCGCTTGAAGCCGCCGCCAAAGAAGCCCTCGCAGAGCTTAACATGGATACGAATATAGAGCATGTTACAGATTTTGAACAAATCGCCGCTTATGGCGTAATGAGTACGCCGGCGCTCGTAATTAACGACAAAGTGGTATCTGTCGGAAAGGTTTTGAAAAAAGACGAAGTAATAACCATACTGAACAAACTAGGGGGGAAGCAATTCGTGTACGCCGAAAGAAGCCGGCGCTGGACGAAAGGATGA
- a CDS encoding MATE family efflux transporter, with product MEFLILHNKNNEKRQEYMTTAPVGPLIVSLALPAVASIMTTAFYNAADAYFVSQIGTSASGAVGIVFAMMAILQAIGFTLGMGAGSVISRALGAGDVQKASRYASTSFFSAMTLGAAVCLFGHISIDSLMRLLGSTPTILPYAKSYAVWILYGAPVICGAFTMNIILRSEGHAAFGMRGLVCGGFLNVALDPIFIFKFGLGISGAAMATLISQCVSFSILLSFFLRRKSDVEINIRKVSLHPKTFFDIVSLGFASFTRQGLASASAAALNIAASAYGDAAVAAMSIVGRVFFLIQAVVIGTGHGFTPVAGYAYGAGDFRRVRSAFWFTVKGEALLMALLAAASYALAPDIIALFRRGDADVIAIGTRAMRFQSLSLLLAPILVTSGMIHQSLGFAWRATLLSCTRNGICFIPLIIVLPRFIGLTGVEVTQTAADFLSFIITVPFLYFFMKMLRAKEKGAKIK from the coding sequence ATGGAATTTTTGATCTTACACAATAAAAACAACGAGAAGAGACAAGAGTACATGACGACAGCGCCCGTCGGGCCGCTTATAGTCTCTCTCGCGCTGCCCGCCGTGGCGAGCATCATGACTACCGCGTTCTACAACGCGGCGGACGCTTATTTCGTTTCTCAGATCGGCACGAGCGCGAGCGGCGCCGTCGGCATAGTATTCGCGATGATGGCGATACTGCAGGCGATAGGCTTCACGCTCGGCATGGGCGCCGGCAGCGTCATTTCGCGCGCGCTCGGCGCGGGCGACGTGCAGAAAGCGAGCCGATACGCGTCGACCTCTTTTTTCTCCGCGATGACGCTCGGCGCGGCCGTCTGCCTTTTCGGGCATATTTCGATAGACAGCCTGATGAGGCTGCTCGGCTCCACTCCGACGATTCTGCCCTACGCGAAAAGCTACGCCGTTTGGATTCTCTACGGCGCGCCGGTGATATGCGGCGCCTTCACGATGAACATAATCCTGCGCTCCGAGGGGCACGCCGCATTCGGGATGCGCGGGCTCGTCTGCGGCGGCTTCCTCAACGTCGCGCTCGACCCGATATTCATATTCAAATTCGGCCTAGGCATATCGGGCGCCGCGATGGCAACGCTGATATCGCAGTGCGTCAGCTTCTCGATACTGCTCTCTTTCTTCCTGCGCCGCAAAAGCGACGTCGAGATAAATATCAGAAAAGTTTCGCTGCATCCCAAGACCTTCTTCGATATAGTCTCGCTGGGCTTCGCCTCCTTCACGCGGCAGGGGCTCGCGAGCGCTTCGGCAGCCGCGCTCAACATAGCGGCTTCGGCTTACGGGGACGCAGCCGTCGCCGCCATGTCCATCGTCGGCAGGGTGTTCTTCCTCATACAGGCCGTCGTGATAGGCACGGGGCACGGCTTCACGCCAGTCGCCGGCTACGCCTACGGCGCGGGAGACTTCCGGCGCGTGCGCAGCGCATTCTGGTTCACGGTAAAGGGCGAGGCGTTGCTGATGGCGCTGCTCGCGGCGGCAAGCTACGCGCTGGCTCCTGACATAATCGCGCTCTTCAGGCGCGGCGACGCCGACGTCATAGCGATAGGGACGAGGGCGATGCGCTTCCAGTCACTCTCGCTGCTGCTGGCCCCCATCCTCGTCACCTCCGGCATGATACACCAGAGCCTCGGCTTCGCGTGGCGCGCAACGCTGCTCTCGTGCACGAGGAACGGCATCTGCTTCATACCGCTGATAATCGTACTTCCACGTTTTATCGGGCTGACCGGCGTCGAGGTCACCCAGACCGCGGCCGACTTTCTCAGCTTCATAATCACCGTGCCCTTTTTATACTTCTTCATGAAAATGCTGAGAGCAAAAGAGAAGGGCGCGAAGATAAAATGA
- a CDS encoding DUF2703 domain-containing protein, whose protein sequence is MNKEVVIDYLYLDLQTCDRCIGTDKVLEGVIAEITPTLELAGLSVTYRKTEIKTAHMAEQFRFLSSPTIRVNGVDICRTVNESSCACCGEISGTDVDCRVFEYEGQSYEVPPKAMLAEAIMRCVFSPEEKISDCYSLPKNLKTFFDGKRNKKSDCCCKSSCC, encoded by the coding sequence ATGAACAAAGAAGTGGTCATTGATTATCTCTATCTTGATTTGCAGACCTGCGACCGATGTATCGGAACCGATAAGGTTTTGGAGGGGGTGATTGCCGAAATCACGCCGACGCTGGAACTGGCTGGATTATCCGTCACATATCGAAAGACGGAAATTAAAACGGCGCACATGGCAGAACAATTCCGCTTTTTGTCATCACCGACTATTCGGGTAAACGGCGTGGATATTTGCAGAACAGTAAACGAGTCAAGTTGCGCTTGCTGTGGAGAAATCAGCGGAACAGATGTGGATTGCCGCGTATTTGAATACGAGGGGCAGAGCTATGAGGTTCCACCAAAAGCGATGCTTGCCGAAGCGATCATGCGCTGTGTGTTTTCGCCAGAGGAGAAAATAAGCGATTGCTATTCTCTGCCGAAAAATCTCAAAACCTTTTTTGATGGTAAAAGAAACAAAAAATCAGATTGCTGCTGTAAAAGCAGCTGCTGTTAA